In Benincasa hispida cultivar B227 chromosome 8, ASM972705v1, whole genome shotgun sequence, the sequence GTTGGCTGTCTTTTATTAATGTTTGCAATGAGATACCAAGAAATATATggacaaaatgtcaagaatttgCATATAGTTACTATTAATATGATTTCAAGTgaatttatttatcaatttaaataatttttatgagaatttaatttcataattttttttgggAATACCTGTTGGCACTTGTGGTTTATCAATGTTCTGACAAATTTAAGAGCACCTACTTCTTACATGTTGACAATCTTTTCTTCTCAAACGCTCACATCTCTTATGATTTCAGGATGGATATGCTATGCTGAGAAGCAACATGGATCCTACATTTTGCCatacatatcatcaatcaagagTCCTCAGCAAATGATTGGATCAATAGTCAAGCATCATATATGCCAAAAATTGGGTATTAGGTAATTGCattttatttctattattcCTGGTCTTTCTGATGTACTTGTTTAGAAATTGTGATGGTATGTGCAGCTGGGCTATTTACAGTGGAGCGATATGCTTAGAGTTAGACTGATAAAATATGGTTATCGTATTTATGGCATGAATTGATTTATTTAGGAACAGCATGACAAGTAGTGAcaattttgattgtttcatATTGGTATTTCCTAAATATTTTTCTACAGTCAACTCAGACATGTATATAATATGGACAAGTTATTTCTGACTCTTCCAAGTTCTTGAATAATGCTTAGAATATTCTTTTAGAGAGAGATCGTCTTTGCAATGACCTTACGGTAGTGCTCGAtctctttttttcatttcttttctttttttttttgggaaatttATGGTTTGTGTGTATTTGGCAGGTCAGACGATGTTTACCATGTTACTGTGATGCCCTGTTATGATAAGAAACTAGAGGCAGCCAGGGaggattttgtttttcaattggACTCAGCCAACAACACTCAGGAGGATGAGGCCCACAGAATTACAGAAGTAGATTCAGTATTGACATCTGGTGAAGTTCTAGAATTGATACAGGTTCATCTTTGTCTCATGTTGTTTATGTGTGTTTTTTTGTTAGTATGTCTGGTGTCTTTAGTTTTGGTTTTGGCTTCCCACGaacctttatttatttttgtgtgtttgttAATGCTTGCAGATGAAAGAGGTGGATTTTAAGAGCTTAGAAGAATCCCCTTTGGATACAATGTAAGGCTAAATGACTTTATTAAGCCTCTCCAGGTTTACACATGTAATATATCTAAGGCTGTCATGCTTGGCTATCTTCCTGCAGGTTGACAAATGTTAATGAAGAAGGGCATCTTTTTGGAGTTAGTGGAAGTTCTGGTGGTTATGCAGAAACAATTTTTAGGCATGCTGCCAAGATACTCTTTGGAAAAGATATTGAAGGCCCTTTGGAATTCAAACCCATTCGAAATTCAGATTTTCAGGAGCTCACGCTTGAGGTGAgctaaatatttttgaattgcATATCAACCCCTTTGGCACCTAGGGGCTTATCATTATTGAGTATTACCAAATACCTAGCATTGCTAGATAGTGGTCTAAGTATAAACATTAAGATGATTCTTATGTGGTGTTTTGTACGAGTGATAAAAACTTAACCTCTAAATTGTGCCTGAGATTTCTTCCCAGCCCCCATCATTGCTTTGTAATTGTTTTCCTATTGATTCTTCTGTATTATTAGAATATTGGTTAAAACTTAATCTCGACAGTTATTGATAaaagttgttccaaatttcGTGCATATTTAAAATTGCACCGTTGGACTCTCACAGTTTAAACAAATATTGAAGTTGTGGGCATATCACATGAttatatatctttcttcatCTTGTTTCCTCTCCTTTTAATCCTTGTGAATGAATTGTTAGCTTATGCATGTGTCTGTCCATGTATGTTTGTTGTAGGTGGAAGGGAAGACTTTGTTGAAGTTTGCACTATGCTATGGATTCCGAAATCTGCAAAATGTTGTCAGAAAAATCAAAACAGGAAAATGCGACTACCATTTTCTAGAGATTATGGCTTGTCCTTCAGGTGAATTTCTGCAGTCTGAATGTGTTCAAACGAAGTTGTTTGAATGGTTGATTGATCTAGATTTAATGTCATTATTGAAAACAGGTTGTCTAAACGGAGGGGGTCAAATTAAACCCAAGCCTGGACAATCTCCAAAGGATTTGATTGAGTTATTAGAAGCTGCTTATCAGGAAAACGTAAGTACATTCATGTAGAGTTTATTGTTTACGACTTTCCGTGCCCAATCTGGAACATATTTTGGTAGTTCCTTTTTGTTTGTTCTGGTTAAGAGGTCAGATTGATACTGTTTGTCTGTAAAAATTCTCATTCTGAAAAGGACCTGTGAAATTTGTTTTCTTCTAAACAACGTTCATGTTCATATATCTACTTATCAACTCATAAGTAGATATGAACCCCTTCATGCTGTCTCTGAAAGCCAActtgataaaatttgaaaaaacaaactaaatataataacaGAGGCAATATGCTGGTAGACGTAGAACATATGAAACGATAAGCTACTACCAGGCTCCCAGCAGTAAAAACTTATGTTAGGATGGCCAGGAAGAGAGATgttccaagagttggtcatGTGGGATTCCGGTTGAGCTTGCATATGTTCCGGCGGAAAGCTAGGAGTGAGGTAATCAGTTTTGCTTAGGGAATGGTAGGGAGAGAAGCTGATCCTTTTGGCCTGGCTTGGCATTTTGCTATTGAGCTTGGAGGTCTTCTTAGCTTGTTTTCAAAGTTGCATCTGTTTAGTAGCTATTTGGGTTAGTTAGCCATTTGTTTGCGAAGTTGAATGATGCAACTCTTTAGAGTCTTGATTTCTTGTAATTCTTGGGTTAACTGTTATTGCATATAttgttttatattgttttatattgtattattctATGTTCATTTGGTCTTCTTATGTATATAACTCAATTAGGTCATGCTGATGTCGTCTCAGGTTTTAATTAGAGATCCGTTTGAGAATCCAGTGGTGAAAGATATATACAAGGAGTGGCTGGAGCAACCAGGTTCAGAGAAGGCAAAGAAGCATATGCACACTGAATACCACCCAGTGGTAAAAAGCATTACTGCCCAACTCCACAACTGGTAACAAAATACCACTCCTAACCATAGAATTTTGTAGCACAAAAGCTGAAAATTAGATGAATTATAACTGAGTTTTGGAGAGAGTTATGCCTCATGCTTGCTGTGATAAAGTCACCCGGTGGTTCACTCCTGGAAAGAAAAGGCTCAATTTTGATAGGATTTAACACTTCAAAATATAATTCTTGTTCTTCCACCTTACCCAAGTTGCTGTACATGATCTGTATTTATGTTGTAAGAtagaagaataaaaaagaaatagtttGATTTCTTGTTAGATTTTATATGatcagtattttttttgttatttattattgttttttccccttctttctGAATAAACATACTCTCTTGATGAAGAAGATTCAGCCGTTTAGATATATTATTGAGCGATTGCTCTGTTTCTTTGTGCCTCTCTGCTTCTTTCTATGGAATTGTAATGGCTGCAGGTATTAAATTTCTGTCAGGTTGATATTTGTATCTGATATTTCTATGGTTGGTTCAATTATATCGTAAAAAAAGGCCACAAACCATTAAAAGAAACTTTTTCCGTGTATATTTTTAATGTATCGTTTTTGTAGAATTGATATATCAATTCTTCCAGGATTTTAGGtttagtttcaatttggttcatatgtttttaaatgttatgattaagTGTTGGACAACTATGCATTGAACTATGCACTACCAAGTGAGAAAATTAGGATTGAACGTATAGTAAGAAGATAGTGAACACATAAGAGGTCCAGGCTAGAAATTTAGCTAAGTGTTAAGACAACATATGACACAATAAGTAATTGAAACTCTAAAGTTTGAGGGTTGGATGCCTAGAAGATGTAGTGGATGCATAGAAGGCTAAGTGGATGCCAGTTAAAGCGTATGAGGGCAAGAATAGAGCCTGAGATAACCATTTAGGAGGAATTTGCACTGAGGAATCCCAGGAGACATAAGGTAAACACATACCATGAGAGGACAACATGTTTGGACGTATGAGTCAAGGTGTTGGGTGTTTGGGAAGTTATTACGGAATAAACATCAAAAAGATGGTTTGGATACACAAACTTTAGGGAGGTGTGCGTTGAGCTTCATCTTGGATGCATAGTAGGAAGTTTTGGACTTGATCAAGGGAAGAAATCATGCTACAAAAAGAAAGTTAGGGTCAAGAAGTAGGAATTTGGGAAGTTGAACGCATGGACAAGGGGACCATGTGTCCAACAAGGTGTATTTGGGGCGGAGTGGTAGCAAGGGGAGGAATGTGGCTTCTCCGTATGAATTTTGGCAAATCGAAGCAGGAGGTGGAGGACGGAGGTGCAAGATTGAATATAGGACAAACCACTTAAAAAATGAGTATGTGTTGGACATATTCACAACTTACCTGCATGCAAGTAGGTGGTGGCTCTCACAGGTAGCACAAGAGTGGAGTTACAGAGTGCTGCTAAAGTCAAGGTTTGTCACATTGTAGCCACGTTGCTGGATCAAGAGTTCTGTAACCTAGCAGTAGTGTTATCTCAGCTGAGTctagagttgtataaacattataattgtttgatataaaataaattaattagagagTTATTTCATACATGGCTAAAGTATTGTTGGGCAGTAATCACAATAGAGTATGAGATGAGTTCGGTAAGTGCAAGGTGATTGATAATAGGTGTTACAAAAGGGTGATGTTTGTTATCTTCATGCCAACAGAAGAATGAGGACGACAGATATCactcttttgtgatacctactgcctaCTCTTACTTGTTTGGTTAACTCCCTCCCAGCCAAGGAAAAACAATAATAGCTCTTAGCTAAACTCACTTTATTACAACTTGGCTAATGTTTATACAATCTCAGATTTTTAATTACAGAAACTCATAATAACAAACTTAAGTTCGGAAGTGTGACTATagtgtggcagaccttgaccataGCAGTACCTGAGAACTCTTCAACATCCGTTACTTGAGAAGAATAATATAGAAGAAAAGAGTGAGCTTCAAGAAGTTTAGTGAGtgacattttaaaacatgttttccaTATACGTTAATAAACATGATCGTActcaaatatcaattttatgAACTCATGATTTGTATACTtggtattttaa encodes:
- the LOC120083317 gene encoding protein NAR1; the encoded protein is MSEKFSATLRIGDLNDFIAPSQACIVSLKGLKATTTKPDKVEVSASRMQLKAEPVKISLKDCLACSGCVTSAETVMLEKQSLDEFLSNINKGKVVIVSLSPQSRASLAVHFGVSPLKVFKKLTTFFKSMGVKAIFDTSCSRDLTLIEACNEFIARYRKSQLDNEEKCKSSVPMISSACPGWICYAEKQHGSYILPYISSIKSPQQMIGSIVKHHICQKLGIRSDDVYHVTVMPCYDKKLEAAREDFVFQLDSANNTQEDEAHRITEVDSVLTSGEVLELIQMKEVDFKSLEESPLDTMLTNVNEEGHLFGVSGSSGGYAETIFRHAAKILFGKDIEGPLEFKPIRNSDFQELTLEVEGKTLLKFALCYGFRNLQNVVRKIKTGKCDYHFLEIMACPSGCLNGGGQIKPKPGQSPKDLIELLEAAYQENVLIRDPFENPVVKDIYKEWLEQPGSEKAKKHMHTEYHPVVKSITAQLHNW